The Spirochaetales bacterium DNA segment CTCGTCGCCATGCTTGAATGTCACGATACGACCGGTTACGGTGAGAAATCGGGTGCGGTTTCGCTCGCGACCGCCGTCAGTTACTGGAGGGAAATTAAAAGTGTTCTCGACGGCGAGGAGGATTATGTTCTCATCAATATCGGTAACGAGCCCTACGGAAACACCAATGCATCGGCCTGGGTAAACGATACCAGGAACGCCATCCAGTCGATGCGAAGCGCCGGATTCGACCATACCCTGGTCGTCGACGCCCCGAACTGGGGTCAGGATTGGGAGCATATCATGCGGGACAACGCCCAATCCATTTACAATGCCGACTCGACGGGAAACACAATGTTATCCATTCATATGTACGGCGTATACAAGAAGGACGATACGATCAACAGTTACATAAAGACGATCAAGGATCAGGGATTGCCCCTGATCATCGGTGAGTTCGGGTGGGATCATTCGGACGGCGACCCGGACGAGGATTCGATCATGTACCGGGCCGTCGAATACAATATCGGGTATATCGGCTGGTCGTGGTGCGGCAATGGCGGGGGCGTCGAGTACCTCGATATGGTCAACAACTGGAATGCCTCGAGTCTTTCCAGCTGGGGGGATCGTATTGTCAATGGCGCCAATGGCCTGAAATCGAAGGCGGTCGAATGCTCGATATTCGGGGGCGGTTATCAACCGCCGTCGACGCAACCAGACCCGACACAGCCGCCGCCGAGCGCGGGTAGTTGCGTGAATATCCCCGTCTGGAACGCGAATGACGTCTACGATCAGACCGGAACGAGGGTCCAGTACAACGGCCGGGTATATCAAAACAACTGGTATTCAAAAGGAGAGAACCCGGAAGAATATTCCAATGACAATCAAGTCTGGACATTTATCGGTGTCTGTGACGACGGCGGAACCACCAACCCGCCCGCAGAGACTCCACCACCGAGCAATCCGCCCACGAATCCCCCGGCACAGACACAGGTTCCGTCATCCGTAACCGGTGATGTGAACGGGGACGGGACGATCAACATCGTCGATGCCCTGATGGTCGCCCAGTTTTATGTGGGATTGTCGCCGGATAATTTTATTCAGTCCCGTGCGGATTCAAATTGCGACGGGTCGATCAATATCGTCGATGCGTTGCTTATCGCACAGTACTATGTGGGTCTGGTAAACGGATTCGACTGCTGACTCATATCGGAACAGGAATTTCCTTTCTTTTATGGGAATCATTGAAGAGTCCGGGTGAATCGTTCCGGACTCTTTTTTTAGTGCGCCCGGCATCCCTTCAGCATAGTTTGATATATCGTTATTTCCGGGACACCTGAGATAGTCGTGTACTTCGGTACCGCTTTGCTCTATGGATAATTCAACCCTTTCCGTACCGTCACGTAAACAATAAGGATTGAAACAGATACATTATTCTTTTATCATGGTAACATCATACCGGAGATGCATAGCATCTATTGAAAACAGGTTGTCGTTAATGACATGGGTTAATTCCCGCTTTTTTATTTGAAACAATGAGGGGGCAAGAAAATGGTAAAAGTCATTTTATACCTGATTCTGGGTTTGTTTTCGGGAACGATAAGCGGTGTCGTCGGCATAGGCGGAGGTGTCATTATTGTGCCGTCTTTGATATTCTTATTCGGATTTACGCAGCAGCAGGCCCAGGGTACGACCCTGGCGCTTCTGGTGCCGCCGATAGGGCTGCTCGCTGCCTACACCTATTACACGAAAGGTCTTGTCGATGTCAAGGTGGCTTCACTGATCTGTATCGGTTTTTTTATCGGCGGGCTGCTCGGGTCGAAAATCGCGATTAATCTGTCGAATGAAATCTTACGGAAGATATTCGGGAGTATCATCATATTAATCGGTTTATACATGCTTGTAAAAAAATAGGGATTTACCATGTACATGATGAGGGAGGCATGCGGATGAAAGACGGATTTGGCTGCAATGACGGCAAACGGAAACCCTTGGTAACACTTGATGAGGATAGATGAAAACAATGCGGTGTTTGTATCGAAAAGGAGATGAATATGCGTAAAAGAATTACCCTGCTTATCGATGCCTTAATCAATGCCGTGTTGGGCGGACTTCTGCTTATGTTTCCTTTTGTTTCGAATTTTCTGGGTGTTCCTCAGACGAATACTTCTTTTTATCCGAATATATTGGGGGGCGTTCTTGCCGGTGTCGCCGTCGCCCTGGTTATCGAAGCTTTGAAAAAAGAAAAAAGCCGT contains these protein-coding regions:
- a CDS encoding cellulase family glycosylhydrolase codes for the protein MKKNKSRIIFICLFLFIFFCTGLQAYVGFRVNNGWLYDGNGNQFVMYGISHAHCWYTDRTSALADIKRAGANTVRVVLSAGQHGEGWPKSEAADVQNIISICKSNRLVAMLECHDTTGYGEKSGAVSLATAVSYWREIKSVLDGEEDYVLINIGNEPYGNTNASAWVNDTRNAIQSMRSAGFDHTLVVDAPNWGQDWEHIMRDNAQSIYNADSTGNTMLSIHMYGVYKKDDTINSYIKTIKDQGLPLIIGEFGWDHSDGDPDEDSIMYRAVEYNIGYIGWSWCGNGGGVEYLDMVNNWNASSLSSWGDRIVNGANGLKSKAVECSIFGGGYQPPSTQPDPTQPPPSAGSCVNIPVWNANDVYDQTGTRVQYNGRVYQNNWYSKGENPEEYSNDNQVWTFIGVCDDGGTTNPPAETPPPSNPPTNPPAQTQVPSSVTGDVNGDGTINIVDALMVAQFYVGLSPDNFIQSRADSNCDGSINIVDALLIAQYYVGLVNGFDC
- a CDS encoding sulfite exporter TauE/SafE family protein; translated protein: MVKVILYLILGLFSGTISGVVGIGGGVIIVPSLIFLFGFTQQQAQGTTLALLVPPIGLLAAYTYYTKGLVDVKVASLICIGFFIGGLLGSKIAINLSNEILRKIFGSIIILIGLYMLVKK